The genomic window TCCGAGATGGTTCTGATAAACCTCCAGGAGGAACTTTAACCGGTGGTAGCCACCACTTGTCGTTTGTCCGATCATTCCTTGCTTGCTGCCCTTCTTCTGAATCTCTTGAGACATACCAAAACTCGTTGTGTCCTCTGAAATTGTCCAATGTATCCTGAACATGTTATCATTACCATTAATCCACCAAACGCTAGATATAAGCCGGATTCAATACAGATTGAATGGAGAGACTTACGATGAGCATGGCGTCAAGTTTTCGAAGAGCTGGAATGTTCATAAGAAGATCACCTCTTTGTCTTGTCACCataatctacaaaaaaatggttaacATTGTAACTTATTCTAAAGAGGTCgcaaaaatgatattttcttttctttgggaAACTCAAACCTCAGTGCAAACTCCATCTTTGCTTGTTTGTTGAGAAGGAACAAACTCGACAATGTGATCGGTCACGgataataaccaatcaatctctttcttccaTCTCGCTTGTCTATCTTGCGGCATCGGTTGTAGCTTTGTTTGTTCTCCGAATATAGACGCTGCAAATCATCATACCACCAACACAAGatttagaaaccaaaaccctCATACTTACTTGCgaaagaagaaacttaaaaagtataaaaagaagattacCAGCAAGATTTGTGATGGCATTGGAAAGAGCCAGAGCAGAAGATACGCCTTTCCCACCACCGGACATATCTTCTCCAAGAAGCAATTTAGCGAACCTGtctttcatcatctccatatctGCAATACTTTATGTGattattaggttttttttgAAGGATATAAGTTAttggaaaaggaaagaagataCACACCTGCTTGTTGTCTCTCAGATCTTTTTCCTGGCCGAGTAAGAGGGGAAATCATTGGAAGGCTGCTCTCTACGGGGCTTTCTACGAAGCTGTCGGAGTTTTGGCTTTCAGGCGTGTTGGATTCGACAATATGAGAATCTCCGTTCTCCACGACAATAGTttgagattgttgttgtttcgtCGAAGATGAATCAAACATTCTTTTAAAGTTGAATGATTTGGAAGCGCTTAGTCCTCGTTCCAACGCTGCAACCATGGTACGACAACGTTCGCTTGTTTTCTTGCCCCGCAAGTTAAAGCCCTTTATTCCTTTAAAATCCAGTTGATCTAAAGATGATACAACTCtaagatttttgttaaaagcataaaaagaacaaaaaaaaaacctcttttatttggaaaatgaaacaaaattcttaaGAACAAACGTTTGTTTTCGATTTTAAGGACTAAATgcatttcaaatataaaaatagtaaatcaaaatttaggaAGTTAGCTATTTCCATGATTGgttatcttctcttttgtgttAGAAATAAATTGATGGTTTGTGATAAAAGTGACGTTCCACGAAGTACGGAAAAGACAATAAAACTCCAAACTGATTCAACTTTCTTATGGGAGATCTACCATTCATCAAATAGAGTATTTAGCTATCCTTATGTCTTgcatttttcttgttctgcTTTTGAGTGTTTAGAATTTACttaagttttggtttatttggcTTTGAAATCAACCACTGTGCAATTGATTCATTGGTTACATTTCCATGTTTATGTACTATGGAATGTCTTCTTCACCACTAGAGCTACATAATTCACCAGAGAAAGACATAAAACTTGTCAGATATCAAAGTTTATATGACAAGTTTAGTTTTCAAATCaccaaaatatgtttttgatcTTGTCAAGTAATAAAGAAGCCATTGACCAGGCTTGttcaaaacaatataacatgaataataaacaaacaaggCAATGTAAGAAATTACTAGTAATCTCCTCCTTTTCTTTTGCCTCCTGCTGTAGGATTCCTGCATGTACTAGACCTTAAGTATTGGATCTGCACCgaacttggaacataagagaACATTTCTCCGAAATCCGTTACTTTGAAGAACATATTCTCTCTTACCACGAAAGATATCTCGAAGAGATGATTGACACCATATGTACCACAACAAATGctgctttttctctttatcaaTGAAGAAACTGCAAACTTCAAACACAGATAGAAAGTACGTAACAACCAAACACAAGTGGAATTTCAACTTTAAAGAATTTGCTCCACGACACTGCATTTGGCTCAATCTTAGTTGTAATCCATGTCTCCATCACACATCTATCCAAACACCTGCCCAAAAACACCTCAAGCTACTCTTCTCTAACACAATATGAAATCACATAACTATTGGAATCAAACGGCAGATGCAGACGTGATCCAAATCTCTAtgttgtaaaataaaaaaaataaaaaaaatcgtcGCCTTTACGATCAACAAAGTAAGTATTTCTCTTCAAAGAAACGCCTCTTTTTAAACGTTATATAAGAATTATAAGTAATGTCAAGAACCCTCCACGAACTAGACTTGAAGAATTAGACTTAAAATCATAGATTTCATGCCTTATATTTTGTGGTTGTTCTTGTTGTCGTATCCTATAGCATACCAATCTGATTcatgataattatttttgggtttgatccATCTGGTTTGCACTAGCTTACCAACATATGGGTTCCATACCACCAGCCTCGAGGAATCCTTGGTGACTAATAACAATAAGCCGTGACAATGATAGACTAGCTTAGATATTTGAACTCGACAGACCATTTCACCTATCTCCTTTATAGATGAAAAGTCTTTGATGCTATGGAGACTGAATCTAGTTTGTGAAATATCagtcaaaaaagaatattcacAAGTCATGGTTACCAGAAACTCCTTGGTAGATTTACCACAATGCTTCTTTGTAAAGCTCTCATCTTTAAATAGTGTGTTACATCGTTTGCAAGCGCATCCAATAGCTCTTCCAGAAATTCTCGAAGTCCTAGAGAGTATCtcttccaccaaaaaaaaatgacgatCATCTCTGATCTTTCGTAGGATTTGGTAGAAGAGATTCTATCTGGGACTTcgaaaacttgaaaaaaaattaggagttttttaactttttttttttttggttggtagGAGTTTTCTAACTTTTACGGTTCATTTTATAAAgacaaataagaaaagaaagttaaaagttaatatttaacaatatatagaaatatctAATTGTCTTCAAGGCTTACAAAACGTCAAAATTTTAAGAgttcatattattttcttacgtttttattttaagttcaGTTTGAAAATGACGTTACTCAAATTAGTAAATCAAATTAAGTAaagcttttattttctccTAATTATGAATAAGCCGTTTAATATTCATAAATCAGTTGTTTTCTCGGTTCCAATATGTCAATGACCCAAGgagattttttcaatttagaTATGATTATATGACACAAAGATGGAGTGGTAAATTGGATGGAAATATGAGGAAGGTGAAAAGGTGGGGATGTTTATGATACAAAGATGGAGTGGTAAATTTAGAGATGCAGAAAAGAAATGGCTATAGATGGAAGACAAAGACATAagttaattagaaaataactaTGTAAGagaacaaattgaaaaattctCACCAAGATAAATAACAATTAATGTTTCAAGCCTTGAAATCCATCTCCATAAAGCtaataaggaagaagaagaatctattTGCTTTGCCGTCACAACTATAGACACTAAATATCCTGACTGGGGAAAgcatattattattacctaTCTTCTTTAGAGATGATGGCAAATCTTTGATGTTTTGgagattgaatcttttttcatTGGCAAAATGTGGTCAGTATTATAATCACAAGTCATGTTCAACAGAAACTCTTTACCACAATGCTTCTTTCTGAAGCTCTCATAAACACTAACcgaacaaaacccaaattaacCTGGTTATTTGTAGTGCATGTCgaactttcttttgtttgtaagCGAATTTCTCATACTGTAACTAAAACCAACACGCACCTTATTGGCATGGTTGAAAGCAGCGGAGAAGTCTTATACCATTTTGTAAATTcagaaatataaaaagttgtcttggtctagtggtaaaagagagaaaagtctCATGCACCAAGTGTCGTTAGCTCAATTAGTAAAGATTCTAGGTAAAGTTTATAGGTTGCCGGTTCGAGTGACGCTTGggacaaaactaatattacatgctgTGGTTTCGGGCCTGGGAAAATTACGGGCTTCGGCCCAGAACCTCctgatatttaaaaaaaaaaaaaaaaaaagtctcatGCACCTTGGTTCTAGTAGCATTGGCTACGGGGGTTTAAATTCTAACATGATCTTTCCGAATCCCTAGATTAGTCTACAGACTTACAAAAGTTAGGGATGAtctataatataaaaaaaaattatgggaaatttacatatactgACTAAGCTTTTTCAATAGGCAATGTGGATCTAAAGCCAACACTGCACATGAATAGTCTTTATTTAACTTTCTATATATgataatgaaagaaaaaatttcaatGACTTCACACTTGCCCACAAAGTAAGCAAATAGGAATTTATGCATTTATAGCTGCCACAAAGGCGGTCATTGTTTGCAAGAACCATGTGACTATATTAATAATACATACATAAGCACTTCTCTCCTTTCtcaaatttaaatcaatacTAATTTGTAGAAGTCGAAATACATGACTTTTTCATACGCATAACTGCATAAGCATAACCCATTTCCCAAATTTCgaattcttttaaattattcttCGTACACATCTTCTTATTAatagatgaagaaaaaggttagtcttgaaattcaaaaaaaaaaaaaaaaaaaaggttagtTTTGTGgtaatttttaatattcaaaattgaaatgttTGCCATTTCTTGTCCCGGCTTCGGTGCATGTTCTGAAGATATTTTCGACTTTTGCATACCCTAATAAATGTGTTCAATTCAAAAACTACATACATTCCAATTCCttactttaaaatttagaaagtaACAACTATATTAATGCTAACGAATTATTAAGGTCAAATATATCGTCCCACTAAAAGTTTATTATGGTTTTGGAAATGCAATGCcaatttcatgaaaattgaCTATATATAGTTTGAGATGGAAAATATCATAGACCTGAACCTTCTAATAAAACATCGAAGATTTTTAAATGCATATAAATTCTGGTGTGAAACCTCAAGTCAACACGAATCGAATTAACTATAGTGACCCATAAAATGTTTACTCTCGAATCGATTGGATAATAAACGATAAATAATGGTGATGTTCTTCAATAAATGCCAACCTAATCATGTGCACAATTGTGGTGAAACCAGACAAAAAGTGTCATTGGAATGGAATTCTCCAAAAATAGGAATATTAAtgtcttttgttgtttgcaaTTCTTGTATTTATTCTCCACTTCTTTCACCCTACATGATtgcttacaagttacaacacatcaaaattatcatttgtGCAAACCCTTGTAAAATTGAGTTTACTGATGGAGTGTAATTTTGacacaaattacaaaaacgtttaattatacatatatatacaaatgtcTGTATTTAGTAAATGACTGAAAAGATGATATTGactcaaattcaaagaaaaatatatttgagttaaagagaaataaaaaattagtttaaaaagTCACGTTAGAAATATAGAACGAAAttttttgatagaaaaaaatatatgtaaaacgacttttttgtgaaatagaaagaataatttatatgtatttgcTAAATCACAAATCATCACATAAAATTGTTGCCATTTAATTCCACTAGCATTCCACGGATCACCTATTAAAACAAAGCTACGAATATATAATGAATCTGATATTGTATTCTTTATTACCGGCCGCTTTGCAGCtgttaaattaattaaccaACACGAGTTTATTCccacaaatatatttttctctttcaaaagaGAATATTCTCttcattttaataatttttctacTCACAGTTTGATTTTCTCGCCAGCAGATAGCActgtaattaaattaaacaaaccgATTTTGGTACGAACATGAACGATCTTATGTAGTAGTTAATTACAtgattaaaatacaaataaacaGAACCGAATAAAGCTAAAACTTGATTAGTTATAGAATAACGGAAGTAGTTTTGTCCTTTattgaaaacttaaaaacacCGTTCTTCTGATGACGTGTaccttctcttcatcttccctATCTCTTCatatagtgaaaaaaaaagattattcaatgtttctttagatttcaatttcattaagACAATTGAATCAGCTTGTCCCCAGAGGATCTTATCGGTGTAAGAAGAATCACAAAACCTCGACGAAGTCATAAAGCTTGGATCTTTAAGTTTGACTcgtttcatttctctctcttcttgttACTTGCAGGCGATGACTCTTCGttggtttttgattgaaatcttcttcttttgagtttttctcATCTGGGTCTTACATTTCCTAAGTAAATTCAAAGACTTTACTGGGAATTTTTGAGAAAGATTTTGGTACAGAGGAAGAGGaactgaagaacaaaaacaaagcttcaattttttggttagtaatttgtgtttgtattgTGTACTTAGTTCTGGTTTCatgagaattttaaaaattgtatttttgtttgtattaaaTCGAAAATTCAGAACTAGGGTTTGATCTGTTCTTGAAGAAACCTGCACTGTTTTGAGATCTAAAGTTTGACCATTTTTGTTGCAGATTAAAACAATGCCTGAAGGGAAATTAAGATCAGGAGTTTATAGATCATTCATAATGTGTGATGATCCAAGAGATGTTGTTGAATGTGGAGCTattaagaaacagagtaagagCCGTAGTAGTAGTACTAAACAGAGATGTGAAGAACATCTTTCGAAAGTGAAAGAGCGGTCCGAAATGGCGGTGGCGCCTAGGAAGAGTAGTAGTACAGAGGATGTTCCTCCTTCTTCGTTGCAGCTTTTGAGAGTATCCAAAGGGATTCAGAAATTGAATGTTGCAATTGAGTCATTGTCTAAAGGTTTTAGCTTTGAGGCGGTGTCAAGGCCTGAGGATATAGCGAAAGATCTGTTGAGAGGAGCTCTTGATTTGGAAGAGTCTTTAGCTATGTTAAGTAGTATTCAAGAAGATGATAGTAAGCGGAAACCGATGATTCGGAACGATGGAAGAAGCGATTTGCGGTTTCAAAGATCGATGTCTGATAGATTCGGAGAGCGGATTGAGAAACGGATGATGGTTCAAGAGAATGTAGCGTCTAAGGATTGTTATGAAGAGTTAAGGAAAGTGATTAGAGAGAGTTTTCTTAGGCAGAATCTTGTTTCACAAACAACTACTATAGAGACTAAGAAACGAGTTGTTAGAAGTGATTTTGCTTCCTCTTCTGGAGCTGTGTCGTCGTCAACTAGCTCGAGCCAATCTTCAATGGTTTCTGGCTCTACTAAGTCCTCTGCTTCGTCTGATGTTCCACAGAGAGCTCCAAGTTTGATTGCTAGGCTTATGGGTTTGGATGTATCAACTCAAGAACCGAGGAAAAGCTCGGTGAATCATATCGATAAGCCGGATATTTTAAAGCTGTCATCAGAAAGACaagagaaggtgaagaagaataGTAAGGAGAGTCCTGAAATTGTGAGATGCAACTCTACAAGAGAAGCTGCTTTACAGTCTTTGCCTGAAGAGACTCCGAGCGAGAATCCTTCGACTATAGTACTCATCAGACCTATGCGTGTTGTAAAACCGGAACCGGGAAGCAAACAACCGGTTGTACCAAAGAAACCGAGAATGCAAGGGGAGGTTCATCCAAGAATGATTAACCAGAGAAAAGATCATCAAGCTAATGGAagcaacaaaatgaaattacCATTACGTATGACCAAGAAGGACAAAGAACCGAAAGAAATGGTGCCTAAAGTAGAAGAGAATGAAGGTAAGGTCATCAAGCTAATGTCTCCAAGCAATGCCAAAGTTCTAACAAGAGATCGAAAACCGTTggaaaccaacaaaaaactTGTTGTCAAGAAGGATGATATTGCTGAAGGCAAAGACAGACATAGAGCTCTTAAACCACCCAGCAATCCTGTGAGTCAAAAGATATCGAACAATTCTTCAGACGTATCAAGAAACAAGAGTCGACGTTCCAGTAGGTTGAGCTCAAGCTCTAGTAGTGGTAGCCGGGAAAAGAAGTCCGGTGAGGCTAGTAGACCAAATGTGAGCAATCTTTCTCACTGCCTCAATGCATAAACCTTTACATAGTTTCTTTAACATTGTTTCTCCTTTAGGCCAAGAAGAAACTCCGTCAACAAGACAACGACCTCGGTTCAGAGAATAATTCATGCTCTTCACAAGAGACGCATGGATCACTTAACCAACTGTCTACAGAGGAAACCACTTCTTCAGAGTTTCACAATCAAGGTTATTACTACAGTTCTCAACGCTCAGTATATTCttaaagtttgtttcttttgacaAGTCTTCTCATATATACTATGTTGCTTTGTTCTTGTAGGCCATTGTGACAATGGAGAAGTTTCATCATGTGCTGCCACAATTCACCATTCTCATGAGCCAGAAACATCCCAAATCTCTCTTAAGTCATTCCTATCCACCTCCTCGGATTTCATCAGCTACGCAGAGGATCTCTTCGACTTCAACACCAACACCGAACGAAGCAGAGAATCAAACTTTCGAAGAAGAGATAGCATTGTGATCTCAGACCAAAGACTAGCACTAGACTTTGCCAAAGAAGTAGTCAGACGCAAAAGCCTTCTTCTAGCAGAACCAACGTGTCACACACGAAGCTCTTTGGACATTGATGAGTTGTTGACAGAAGTCTGTGATGGGTTTGAGTCTCTGACAAGTTACAAAGACACGTTTTCAGGACAAAACAGCTTCGTTAAAGAGAGCATTCACTTGGTGTTGGAGAAGGATTTAAAGGGTAAGAAGACAGAGATGACAAGTGGAGTTTGGGATTTGGGTTGGAGAAGTGAGTTTCAGATTGATGAAACTTATGAAGCTGTAGCTGACTTAGAGAAACTTATCTTGTCCGGTTTGATCCAAGAGATTATCTCTTGA from Arabidopsis thaliana chromosome 3, partial sequence includes these protein-coding regions:
- the TRM34 gene encoding uncharacterized protein (unknown protein; Has 5348 Blast hits to 3182 proteins in 353 species: Archae - 0; Bacteria - 481; Metazoa - 1959; Fungi - 405; Plants - 180; Viruses - 10; Other Eukaryotes - 2313 (source: NCBI BLink).), whose translation is MPEGKLRSGVYRSFIMCDDPRDVVECGAIKKQSKSRSSSTKQRCEEHLSKVKERSEMAVAPRKSSSTEDVPPSSLQLLRVSKGIQKLNVAIESLSKGFSFEAVSRPEDIAKDLLRGALDLEESLAMLSSIQEDDSKRKPMIRNDGRSDLRFQRSMSDRFGERIEKRMMVQENVASKDCYEELRKVIRESFLRQNLVSQTTTIETKKRVVRSDFASSSGAVSSSTSSSQSSMVSGSTKSSASSDVPQRAPSLIARLMGLDVSTQEPRKSSVNHIDKPDILKLSSERQEKVKKNSKESPEIVRCNSTREAALQSLPEETPSENPSTIVLIRPMRVVKPEPGSKQPVVPKKPRMQGEVHPRMINQRKDHQANGSNKMKLPLRMTKKDKEPKEMVPKVEENEGKVIKLMSPSNAKVLTRDRKPLETNKKLVVKKDDIAEGKDRHRALKPPSNPVSQKISNNSSDVSRNKSRRSSRLSSSSSSGSREKKSGEASRPNAKKKLRQQDNDLGSENNSCSSQETHGSLNQLSTEETTSSEFHNQGHCDNGEVSSCAATIHHSHEPETSQISLKSFLSTSSDFISYAEDLFDFNTNTERSRESNFRRRDSIVISDQRLALDFAKEVVRRKSLLLAEPTCHTRSSLDIDELLTEVCDGFESLTSYKDTFSGQNSFVKESIHLVLEKDLKGKKTEMTSGVWDLGWRSEFQIDETYEAVADLEKLILSGLIQEIIS